The following are from one region of the Deinococcus budaensis genome:
- a CDS encoding AMP-binding protein: MKTPLTPLDLVRRGLKTYPQRTAVRQPGGPSFTYREWGERIYRLARAVAAAVPAEARVAVLSPNTHEGLLAYAGVPWSGRVLVPLNTRLVPEEYAFQLRHARVSLVLADSSLAPKVEQTCRDLGLPLWVMGEGTDFEARLGAHDPSPLPYAVTDEDSILTINYTSGTTSSPKGVMLTHRNSMLNAVETLYYLHFGGDSVYLHTLPDFHANGWGGVWSPFGVGATHVTLPQVRGDAIHEAVHTYGVTHLAAAPTVLSMITDPLTARPAPRHVRVATAGSPPHARTIADMSALGFEVIQVYGLTETSPLITVAELSDAEKALPTPERAALIARQGFEMLLAGEVEVMTPELAPVPADGQTLGEILVRGNLVMHGYLDNPEATARAFEGGWFRTGDVAVRHPDGRIEIRDRNKDVIISGGENISSVEIEGVLYAHPAVREAVVVAQPDEKWGEVPCAFVALHAGQAATSEELTAHVREHLAGYKAPKHYVFRDELPKTASGKFQKFLLRGELWAGRGRGVN, encoded by the coding sequence ATGAAGACGCCCCTGACGCCGCTGGACCTCGTTCGGCGCGGCCTCAAGACTTACCCGCAGCGCACGGCGGTGCGGCAACCCGGCGGTCCGAGTTTTACCTACCGCGAGTGGGGCGAGCGTATCTACCGCCTCGCCCGCGCGGTGGCGGCGGCAGTTCCGGCGGAGGCGCGGGTGGCCGTCCTCTCGCCCAACACCCACGAGGGCCTGCTGGCCTATGCGGGCGTGCCGTGGTCCGGGCGCGTACTGGTGCCGCTGAATACCCGGCTGGTGCCCGAGGAATACGCCTTTCAGCTGCGGCACGCGCGGGTGAGCCTGGTCCTGGCCGACAGCAGCCTCGCGCCGAAGGTGGAGCAGACCTGCCGCGACCTCGGTCTCCCGCTGTGGGTGATGGGCGAGGGCACCGACTTCGAGGCGCGGCTGGGTGCCCACGACCCCTCGCCGCTGCCCTACGCGGTGACCGACGAGGACAGCATCCTCACGATCAACTACACCTCGGGGACCACCTCCAGCCCCAAGGGCGTGATGCTGACGCACCGCAACTCCATGCTCAACGCGGTGGAGACGCTGTACTACCTGCACTTCGGCGGGGACAGCGTCTACCTGCACACCCTGCCCGACTTTCACGCGAACGGCTGGGGCGGGGTGTGGAGTCCTTTCGGGGTGGGGGCGACCCACGTGACGCTGCCGCAGGTGCGCGGCGACGCGATACACGAGGCGGTCCACACCTACGGGGTGACCCACCTCGCCGCCGCGCCCACGGTGCTGAGCATGATCACCGATCCCCTCACCGCCCGGCCCGCGCCCCGGCACGTGCGGGTGGCGACGGCGGGCAGCCCGCCCCACGCGCGCACCATTGCGGACATGAGCGCCCTGGGCTTCGAGGTGATTCAGGTCTACGGCCTGACCGAGACGAGTCCGCTGATCACGGTGGCGGAACTCTCGGACGCTGAAAAGGCGCTGCCCACTCCCGAGCGCGCCGCGTTGATCGCCCGCCAGGGCTTCGAGATGCTGCTGGCCGGGGAGGTCGAGGTGATGACCCCCGAGCTGGCCCCCGTGCCCGCCGACGGCCAGACGCTGGGCGAGATCCTGGTGCGCGGCAACCTGGTGATGCACGGGTACCTCGACAACCCGGAAGCGACCGCCAGGGCCTTCGAGGGTGGGTGGTTTCGCACCGGGGACGTGGCGGTGCGTCACCCCGACGGGCGCATCGAGATTCGCGACCGCAACAAGGACGTAATCATCTCGGGCGGCGAGAACATCAGCTCGGTCGAGATCGAGGGCGTGCTGTACGCGCACCCGGCCGTCCGCGAGGCGGTGGTGGTCGCCCAGCCCGACGAGAAGTGGGGCGAGGTGCCCTGCGCCTTTGTCGCCCTGCACGCCGGGCAGGCCGCCACGTCCGAGGAACTTACCGCGCATGTGCGCGAGCATCTGGCGGGGTACAAGGCGCCCAAGCACTACGTCTTCCGCGACGAGCTGCCCAAGACGGCCAGCGGCAAGTTCCAGAAGTTCCTGCTGCGCGGCGAGCTGTGGGCAGGCCGGGGGCGCGGGGTGAACTGA